The window ACCGGCGCCGAGATGCGGCGGCTGGGCACCTATCTGAACGCGACGCCGATGGTCATCGGCCTGCGGACGCGCGACGAGGACCTCAAGCCGGGCGTGACCTACTTCCGCCACGGCGTGCCCGTCCTGTCGCCGGACACGGCGCTGGACCTGTTCGTCGAGGAGGTGCCGCCGCTGATCTACGCCGCGCCGGGCGGCCTGTACGTCAACATCGACAGCGAGGTGCTGGAGGACGCACGCGAGGACCGGGACTGGTCGCTGGGGCGGCTGGCCAAGGAGCTCGGCGTCTCCCGGCGGACCGTCTCGAAGTACGAGGACGGCATGGACGCCTCCGTCGAGGTCGCCGCCGAGCTCGAAGAGCTGTTCGACGCGCCGCTGACCGCGCCCGTCGACGTCCTCGAGGGCGCCGACGAGGTCCGCGACGAGGGGGAGACGCCCGACGACCCGGAGGTCGACCCCGAGGACGAGCCCATCGTCACCGTGTTCACCCGGATCGGCTACGAGGTCCACCCGACCGACCGGGCGCCGTTCAAGACCGTCTCCGAGACCGACCGCACGCCCGAGCAGCTGCTGACGGGCCACTCGGAGTTCACCAAGACCGCGGAGAAGCGCGCCCGGATCATGTCCTCTGTCGGCACGGTCACGCACACCCGATCGCTGTACGTCGTCGACGACGCCACCCGGGAGTCCGTCGACGGCACCGCCATCGTCGAGGAGGCGGAGATCGAGGACATCGACGACCCCGACGAACTGCGGGACCTGATCATGGACCGCGGCGAGTACGAGGAGCCCGCCTGAGGCGGGCGTTCGAGTCCCGTCCCGCTCCCGCAGCGTTCTCCCGTCGCCGTCCCGGTGAGCGGCGACTCCGGCCGCGAAACCGCCCGCGGGCAGCGGCGA of the Halomicrobium salinisoli genome contains:
- a CDS encoding transcriptional regulator, which translates into the protein MSRSALVGNVTAMLEDAGFIVSDRCAIRPKSFDVAARRGEDVLLVKILGNIDAFDAGTGAEMRRLGTYLNATPMVIGLRTRDEDLKPGVTYFRHGVPVLSPDTALDLFVEEVPPLIYAAPGGLYVNIDSEVLEDAREDRDWSLGRLAKELGVSRRTVSKYEDGMDASVEVAAELEELFDAPLTAPVDVLEGADEVRDEGETPDDPEVDPEDEPIVTVFTRIGYEVHPTDRAPFKTVSETDRTPEQLLTGHSEFTKTAEKRARIMSSVGTVTHTRSLYVVDDATRESVDGTAIVEEAEIEDIDDPDELRDLIMDRGEYEEPA